The genomic interval CTGTGACAAAGGTGAGTCGTGGGTGGGACATCCCAACCTCTGGTGGTGAGGGCAGAAGCCCAGCACACCCTGCATGGACAGGTGAGCCAGCATAGCCAGAAGCCACCCGGGTGATGCCGCTTGGGCTGCCCGGGAGATGGGATGTTGCCTGGCTGCCACAGCTGGGACCATCCCCTTCCTGCAGAAGAGGTCAGGCTACCGGCACCTGCTCCCTGGCTGCATGGCAAGAGCTGCCACAACACCGGCCAGCCTCAGGAAATGGAGCAGATGAACTCATTGCCTTTCCCATGCAGTGGCTGGGCTCCAGACAGCACGTCCTTCTTCCCCTGGGGCTTCCTGCCTTTGGCAGGTGGCTGGTGGACTCCCTTCCTCTGGCCTCAGAGGCTCCTGTGTGCCATGGGATCTGCCCTGGCCAGCCAGATGGCATGCAAGCGTCTTCACATTGTGCAGAACTGCAGGATGATTTGCTTTCTCTGCACCCCTAAGCCTTTGCATTTTGCAGACTGTAGCTGGGAGGCACCACGTAGACACTGCACTTCTATTGCTGGAGGTGCCCATTGGAGGAGAAGTGGGAGAAGCTCCTACAATTTCTCATCCCCACTGAGTTTGATGGGTTGTGTTGGAACTGAATTGGCCACATTGCCCCTCTTTTCTCACTAAttcctacctttttctttcctctcagaCATACACATCTGCGAACACCAGTCCCCATGCCAGAACGGGGCTCAGTGCATCTATGATCGAGATGGGGAATATTCCTGCCTGTGTCCAGAAGGCTTCCACGGGAAGGACTGTGAGATGAAGACAGGGCCATGTGAGAAGGCAGGGTGAGACACAGCAGTGAGGGCAGCAAGATTACAGACAGCATTAACTTCAGGTCACACACTGCCAAGCGGTGGCCCAGCTTGGCTTGTTATCTGTGGATTTCCATGCACTAATGGAGTTAAGCCAAAACAATCTTTGGCTTTGGTTTAGCTGTGTGCACCACATGGTCTCACCGGGGCAAGGTCTTTGTTGATGAGCTGACACCCATCATGCCTTTGGGGAGCATCAGGAGGGCACATTTCTTCTTCAGATAATTTGGCTGAAGACCCTCCCTGGTGGATGGTGGGCCTGTGCACAGCCACAGCCTTTGAGGGGGTCCCACAGCCTCTCACTCAGGGAGGTGGAAATGCCTGCCTAGTCTTCTCCTTGAGATAGCTGCCCCCATGAAGAGACCCAGTGCTAGACCCAGTGGCCATGCAAGCAGCTGTGTGTGTTTacctccctggggcaggggaagctgCTTGCTCTCCAGGGCCATGACCCATCCTTGCTCTCTCCACGCAGGTCTCCGTGCAAGAACGGGGGGCAGTGTCAAGATGAAAACGGCTTTGCTAGCAACTTCACCTGCCGGTGCCTCGCTGGCTTTGTGGGGGATCTCTGTGAGAACGATGTAGATGACTGCCTGATGCGTCCCTGTGCCAATGGTGCCACCTGCCATGACGGGATCAACCGCTTCTCCTGCCAGTGCCAGGTGGGCTTCGAAGGGCGTTTCTGCACCATCAACATCAACGACTGCGCAAGCCAGCCGTGCAAAAATGGGGCAAAGTGCTACGACCGCATTAATGACTATGACTGCTTGTGTCCCGACCGTTTCACTGGCAAAACCTGTGAGATCTCCATCCCAGAGCCCACCTGGGCTCCCCCGTACCACCCTGTGAACCTTGAGAATGGTGTGGGCGTGAAAAGCACCACCAGTGAGATGCCAGGTGTGACGCAGGCGGAGCCTGTCAGGACTGTGGTCACAGGGCGGCGTGTGGCCAACCACAGCGAGAAGGAGCTGGGGGGAGGGTTGTTGAAAATCTCTGTGAAGGAGGTGGTGACCCAAAGGGACTCAGGGCTGAGTGAAGGCCAGCTGGTGACAGTGCTGGTGTTCGGGGTGCTGACGGCAGTGCTGGTCCTCATCACGGTCCTGCTAATGCTGAGGAACTGGCAGAGGGGCCGTCAGAGGTCAAACTGGTGCCAAAGCCCTTCTCAGGCTGCAAGGAAGCTCCAAGACCAGGAGTGTCAGGTGGGCATGCTCAACACTGTCCTGATCGAGCCCAGGAAGACGACAGAGCTGTGAGCTGCAAGGACTCTGAGCTGGGCCCTGGCAGGCTGTCATGCAGGCAAACACCTTGAACTGCACCCTGGGGAGCCACGCCGGCACAagctgggcagcagggaagggatcCCAGGGCAGTGAATGTGTCAACACAACCCCTGGGCCTCAAGCATTGGTGTGATGGCCCCACCTGGGTCTGAGCTGTCTCCCACCTGGCTGGCACAGCAGGCACCCATGGGCATCTGAAAGCTGGGCTGTGTTGGGCCAGCCCTGCAGGGAAGCGGCGACATGCCACTTGCAGCAGCCCACGCCATGCAGTGCCAGTATTGTCCAACATGAGCTCTCAGAAACAGGGCAGGTAGTGCTGAGGAGGGCACAGCCTACTTGCAAGCCCAGACTGCCAGGCCCTTTGTAACTCCTCTCTGTGACTACTGGAAGGGGCTTTGTCCTTGTTTCCACTGATGTTGGGAAGTTTCTTCTGGGGCCTTTGGGACAGTCATGGCCACATGGGCCTCCCTGACCCAGTACTGGTTGGGGTGGCTCCTGGCTGTTTCTGGAGGCTGTCATTTCAGATGCCATGTCCCTAGAGAGCAAGCAAACACCCTTACTCCCTGGCCTTGTGGTTCTGTGAGCCAGTTCAAAGAGACTCTGGAGATCACTTGGGGTCTCCTCGTGCCCTTCTTCTGCCCTGGGTGATGACCCCTCTTCTTGCTGTCAGACTTGGGGTTACAAACACATTCTGTACTTTCCTCCTGATGATACAGGGATCTTCTCCCCCACTTACCAAACCGTCCTTTCTGCTCTGGCCACAAACGACCAAGCTTCTTCCCCTCTCCATTGTGCACTTCTGCCTCGCTGTTTGCTGACAAGGAGGAGCATGGCCTG from Accipiter gentilis chromosome 28, bAccGen1.1, whole genome shotgun sequence carries:
- the DLK2 gene encoding protein delta homolog 2 isoform X2, whose product is MLRSFCLQLMSLVWILLAHHQLAQGDDCSKRCNLAHGCCDQDGKCRCDPGWEGEYCEECVRMPGCLHGTCHQPWQCICHTGWAGKFCDKDIHICEHQSPCQNGAQCIYDRDGEYSCLCPEGFHGKDCEMKTGPCEKAGSPCKNGGQCQDENGFASNFTCRCLAGFVGDLCENDVDDCLMRPCANGATCHDGINRFSCQCQVGFEGRFCTININDCASQPCKNGAKCYDRINDYDCLCPDRFTGKTCEISIPEPTWAPPYHPVNLENGVGVKSTTSEMPGVTQAEPVRTVVTGRRVANHSEKELGGGLLKISVKEVVTQRDSGLSEGQLVTVLVFGVLTAVLVLITVLLMLRNWQRGRQRSNWCQSPSQAARKLQDQECQVGMLNTVLIEPRKTTEL
- the DLK2 gene encoding protein delta homolog 2 isoform X1 is translated as MSSCLQGAGSRHWKKGKQLQLVLTGVHLGGATLTMLRSFCLQLMSLVWILLAHHQLAQGDDCSKRCNLAHGCCDQDGKCRCDPGWEGEYCEECVRMPGCLHGTCHQPWQCICHTGWAGKFCDKDIHICEHQSPCQNGAQCIYDRDGEYSCLCPEGFHGKDCEMKTGPCEKAGSPCKNGGQCQDENGFASNFTCRCLAGFVGDLCENDVDDCLMRPCANGATCHDGINRFSCQCQVGFEGRFCTININDCASQPCKNGAKCYDRINDYDCLCPDRFTGKTCEISIPEPTWAPPYHPVNLENGVGVKSTTSEMPGVTQAEPVRTVVTGRRVANHSEKELGGGLLKISVKEVVTQRDSGLSEGQLVTVLVFGVLTAVLVLITVLLMLRNWQRGRQRSNWCQSPSQAARKLQDQECQVGMLNTVLIEPRKTTEL